A genome region from Arachis duranensis cultivar V14167 chromosome 6, aradu.V14167.gnm2.J7QH, whole genome shotgun sequence includes the following:
- the LOC107495040 gene encoding probable protein phosphatase 2C 8 (The sequence of the model RefSeq protein was modified relative to this genomic sequence to represent the inferred CDS: added 89 bases not found in genome assembly), producing the protein MKDPKRLSPRRITFRRVVGDSDGTITSFKNARRRRLRIRRMKYTCEAKIHVENGGSPAADADVVVVDSDSKRSEIHESMEISLSLSSTSSEEEDRPSVGENSGGVLSYGSVSVIGNRKDMEDAVSVEIGFVGKENSKCDFFAVFDGHGGAQVAQVCRERLHRLVAEEVERRNEKVEWDWEGVMEGCFRKMDGEVAGNAAVRTVGSTAVVAVVATEEVVVANCGDCRAVLGRDGEAVDLSSDHKPDRPDELMRIEEAGGRVINWNGQRVLGVLATSRSIGDQYLRPYVISKPEVTVTKRTNKDEFLILASDGLWDVISSEAACQVVRRSLSGQIKRVSNGVGRQSRATEAAALLVEIAMAKGSRDNTSVIVVELSRTSSSG; encoded by the exons ATGAAGGATCCAAAACGACTCTCGCCGCGGCGGATCACTTTTCGGCGAGTTGTCGGCGATTCAGACGGTACCATCACGAGCTTCAAGAATGCTCGCCGGAGGAGGCTCAGAATCCGGCGAATGAAGTACACCTGCGAGGCCAAGATCCACGTCGAGAATGGAGGTTCCCCGGCGGCGGATGCTGATGTGGTGGTTGTTGATTCTGACAGCAAGCGGAGTGAGATTCACGAATCCATGGAAATATCGCTGTCGCTGTCGTCAACGTCATCTGAGGAGGAGGATCGGCCGTCGGTGGGGGAAAACTCCGGTGGCGTATTGTCGTACGGTTCGGTGTCGGTTATCGGAAACAGGAAGGACATGGAGGATGCGGTGAGCGTGGAGATAGGCTTTGTTGGAAAGGAGAATTCGAAGTGCGACTTCTTCGCGGTGTTTGATGGCCACGGCGGAGCTCAGGTGGCGCAGGTGTGCCGGGAGCGGCTGCACCGGCTGGTGGCGGAGGAGGTAGAGAGGAGAAATGAGAAGGTCGAGT GCGGTTGTAGCCGTCGTGGCGACGGAGGAAGTCGTCGTCGCAAATTGCGGTGATTGTAGGGCCGTGTTGGGAAGAGATGGCGAGGCCGTCGATTTGTCTAGTGATCATAAG CCCGACAGGCCTGATGAGTTGATGCGAATCGAAGAGGCTGGTGGAAGGGTCATAAACTGGAATGGCCAGCGCGTTCTAGGTGTTCTTGCCACTTCGCGATCTATAG GGGACCAATACCTTAGGCCATATGTAATATCAAAACCAGAAGTCACTGTGACAAAGCGAACCAACAAAGATGAATTCCTTATACTTGCAAGTGATGGCTTGTGGGATGTGATCTCCAGCGAAGCAGCGTGCCAGGTTGTAAGGAGAAGCCTCAGCGGCCAGATTAAGAGAGTTTCCAATGGAGTTGGGAGGCAAAGCCGCGCCACCGAGGCTGCGGCACTCTTGGTTGAGATAGCAATGGCAAAGGGAAGCAGAGATAACACCAGTGTCATCGTTGTCGAGCTAAGCAGAACATCTTCGTCCGGCTGA
- the LOC107494925 gene encoding uncharacterized protein LOC107494925: protein MCLLLGCKEASLPVKYLGIYLKANPRLVKTWKPVIDKVEDKLSMWKAKTLNKAGKLVLIKSVLNSMPIYYLSKMPKAMAKKLIFLQRYFLWSKDDGRYGMPLVKWELVMAQKRQPAYTYERGSMEGYLPITDKETVLQAEALQEDITSYSFTSAIWSGILPPRIELFAWFVLVGRVNTKDRLCAECLTIRSREELEDARLTKATL from the exons ATGTGTTTGCTATTGGGCTGTAAGGAGGCATCATTGCCAGTCAAATACCTGGGCATTTATCTGAAAGCAAATCCGAGGTTGGTTAAGACATGGAAGCCAGTGATTGACAAGGTAGAAGATAAGTTGAGTATGTGGAAAGCAAAGACCCTCAATAAGGCGGGAAAGCTGGTGCTTATCAAGTCCGTGCTTAATAGTATGCCTATCTACTACCTCAGCAAGATGCCCAAGGCAATGGCGAAAAAGCTGATTTTCCTGCAAAGATATTTCTTGTGGAGTAAAGATGATGGGAGGTACGGGATGCCGTTAGTGAAATGGGAGTTGGTTATGGCCCAAAAAAGACAG CCAGCCTATACCTACGAGAGGGGGTCCATGGAAGGATATTTGCCCATTACAGATAAGGAAACC GTATTGCAAGCAGAAGCACTCCAGGAGGATATCACAAGCTATAGTTTCACTAGTGCTATTTGGTCAGGCATCCTCCCACCAAGGATTGAGTTGTTTGCTTGGTTTGTGTTAGTTGGAAGGGTGAATACTAAGGATAGACTGT GTGCGGAGTGCTTGACTATTCGCTCTAGGGAGGAGTTGGAAGATGCTAGGCTCACTAAAGCAACACTTTAA